In Hymenobacter gelipurpurascens, one DNA window encodes the following:
- a CDS encoding OmpA family protein, with amino-acid sequence MRRLLSAPLFVLLLAGGLLPMSAAAQAKLATTNSKARNLWEKAQAQAKDRDFTKAIETLNQLNQKFPSLGEPYVMKGSLLKAMGENRPAFEAYRDGVSKLPLDPLRANDYFTLGELAMTFGEYTTAADSYKKYLKSAPKSNRNGPRAQRQLLNCEFAKKAMAAPTGPQPERLGEPLNRFRFQYFPALTADNRFLLFTGRPTSESGEDLFISTFTKEGAIGEPAPISAAINTSYNEGAGTISGDGKTLVFASCDRPNSVGNCDLYISRRTGNNWSKPQNLGRTVNSPEWDSQPTLSADGRTLYFTSTRRGGKGQEDIYMTTLDADGNWTPARNLGEPVNTAGKDMAPFIHASGTTLYYVTDGLVGMGGLDVYRCVLQAPNKWSTPENLGYPLNTFENEASLFIGSDNRRGFCSRSRATEPGVKQERDRPVELFGFEVPQIIRARETSTYTQGRVFDAVTKKPIQADVQLYDLNTDELVQYVGSDSENGEYTVVLNEGRQYAMYAAANKYLMKSLSFDYTDKRAFNPLTLDIYLEPVRSGRSIVLNNLFFDTKEFALKPKSRTELNRLIAFMKQYPDIQVEVSGHTDDVGTDEDNVALSQNRAKSVYSYLVTQGVSANRLRFKGYGEAKPLVPNDSEEHRQQNRRIELRIL; translated from the coding sequence ATGCGCCGTCTGCTTTCTGCTCCCTTGTTTGTGCTCCTGCTAGCTGGTGGGCTACTTCCCATGAGTGCTGCCGCGCAGGCCAAACTGGCTACTACCAACTCCAAAGCCCGTAACCTTTGGGAAAAAGCGCAGGCACAAGCCAAAGATCGTGACTTCACGAAGGCTATTGAAACACTCAATCAGCTAAACCAGAAGTTTCCTTCACTGGGAGAGCCGTATGTGATGAAAGGCTCTTTGCTGAAAGCCATGGGCGAAAACCGCCCGGCGTTTGAGGCCTACCGCGACGGTGTAAGTAAGCTCCCGCTCGACCCTTTGCGAGCTAACGACTACTTCACGCTAGGAGAGCTTGCCATGACCTTTGGTGAGTATACTACGGCGGCAGACAGCTATAAGAAGTACCTCAAATCGGCTCCCAAGAGCAACCGGAATGGCCCGCGTGCTCAGCGGCAATTGCTGAACTGTGAGTTTGCCAAGAAGGCCATGGCAGCCCCTACAGGGCCGCAGCCGGAGCGCTTAGGCGAACCGCTCAACAGGTTTCGGTTTCAATATTTTCCGGCCCTCACGGCTGATAACCGTTTCCTGCTCTTCACAGGCCGCCCAACGTCGGAAAGCGGGGAAGACCTGTTCATCAGTACCTTCACGAAAGAGGGTGCCATTGGGGAACCGGCGCCCATTTCTGCGGCCATCAATACCAGTTACAACGAAGGTGCCGGCACCATCTCGGGTGATGGCAAGACCCTGGTCTTTGCTTCTTGTGACCGGCCGAACTCCGTAGGAAACTGCGATTTGTACATCTCACGCCGAACCGGCAACAACTGGAGCAAACCCCAGAACCTGGGCCGGACAGTGAACTCGCCGGAGTGGGACTCGCAGCCGACGCTCTCCGCCGACGGGCGCACGTTGTATTTCACCAGCACGCGCCGCGGGGGTAAGGGTCAGGAGGATATCTACATGACGACCCTGGACGCGGACGGTAACTGGACGCCTGCTCGCAACTTGGGCGAACCTGTCAATACCGCTGGGAAGGATATGGCTCCCTTTATTCATGCCAGCGGCACGACACTTTACTACGTGACCGATGGGCTGGTGGGGATGGGTGGCCTAGATGTATATCGGTGTGTGCTGCAGGCCCCGAATAAATGGAGCACTCCCGAAAACCTCGGCTATCCACTGAATACTTTCGAAAACGAGGCCTCCTTGTTTATCGGTTCTGATAACCGCCGAGGCTTCTGTTCTCGCTCACGGGCAACTGAGCCTGGCGTAAAGCAGGAGCGCGACCGGCCAGTAGAACTATTTGGTTTCGAAGTGCCCCAGATTATCAGGGCCCGCGAAACCAGCACTTATACGCAAGGCCGGGTATTCGATGCCGTTACCAAAAAGCCCATTCAGGCCGACGTACAGCTCTATGATCTGAACACCGATGAGTTGGTGCAGTACGTTGGTTCAGACAGCGAAAACGGCGAATACACTGTGGTATTGAACGAAGGCCGCCAATACGCCATGTATGCGGCGGCCAACAAATACCTGATGAAGAGCCTGAGTTTCGATTATACCGATAAGCGGGCGTTTAATCCCCTGACACTAGACATTTATTTGGAGCCAGTAAGGTCGGGGCGTAGCATCGTACTCAACAACCTTTTCTTTGATACAAAGGAGTTTGCGCTGAAACCTAAGTCGCGGACAGAGCTAAACCGCCTTATTGCCTTTATGAAGCAATATCCTGATATTCAGGTAGAAGTATCGGGGCATACGGATGATGTGGGCACGGACGAAGACAACGTTGCGCTGTCGCAGAACAGGGCTAAATCAGTGTATAGTTACCTCGTGACGCAAGGCGTTAGTGCGAACCGGCTGCGTTTTAAAGGCTATGGTGAGGCGAAGCCGCTCGTACCCAACGACTCGGAGGAACACCGTCAGCAAAACCGCCGGATTGAGCTACGGATTTTGTAA